The region TAATTAACAATGTTGCAACAGCTGGCATGACTTGACAAGTCTTTCGTTTGCATAGCCAGCTGCCAAACATGAATACCTGATAGCTTTAACACATTTATTTAATACAGGAATTGTGCCaccccaaggaaaaaaaaactcaacacaCCGCCACAAACTGCTGACTAGGCATTTCAGACATCGTGGAAGGCAGAGCAACGGCTTTGATAGCAACTGTGCAAACTGACCACTAAGCTTCGCCGACCAAACCACACCACCCGCAGCATCACACAAGACCAGCACTAATACTGCAGACGACGAAGGCTGCACGCTTAGACGGCTACCCAACTTATGATCCGCACTAATGGCCTGCATGTTCCATAAAGTCTAGCTTACCGCCCAGTGTCACGTTGCCGTGCAAGAAGCGCCCCTGGTAGATGAGGCGCAGGATTTCCGCCTTGGACACTGCTTCCTCTGACCATTCTGCATAGGCAGGATCACAAAGGCCATGTTGGCAAAATGGTAACGAACAGGCTGCCAACTGCTTTCAGAGCTGTATGACGAACCACAACTGTACCACAACTATATTATGAACGAGCACAGGACGACATTGAACTTCTTTAAccaatttgttttttttagctGCAGCACAACATGTGCTCTGAAAAGCCCCAGAAAAGACACCGACAGAAGCCCCACCTCCGCCAATGATACACAATGAAATACACAAACACTTGCACTCTGTTCCAGCACTGGCTTCATCTGCATGAAATAAACCTGGAAAATGCAACCATACAGCGCACATCACTAATGCATTTTTGTCGGGCAAAGTTTATGATGAGTAAAAGACTCCGCATAAGCACCCAGTGCTTTATTCCGCGTATTTCTGTCGTCAAATGACAGACATGACGAGATTCCCTTGAATGTACACCCACTGCCAAAAGTTTATCGAAGGTAACTTTGTCAAAGCAATTTAATTTTTTGCATCCAAAATGTACTGCTTCAGATTTAATGATTggacgcgagaggttgctcggaaagcaAAACATGGGCTGCACAGTCCCTACTGGTGGCTGTGATATAAGCAACCACCTGCCATATGAAATAGTGTTTGGCGCATGAGCACCTAAAAGATGCTATCCAACATGCCCATATGCTCATTTTACACTAGAACTACATTCCCCAGTGTCAGAATGTTGCCTCTACACTCAttgcagctttggtagtgctgcaaggaactattGAGATGGAGTATAGTGCAGGCAGTCCAAAAGATGCATACTGTCACTTCATATGAGTCGACAGTTTTTTATTGCATGACTATGAATGCTCCCAGGAGAGCAAAGAGTGCAGCCCCAAATAAACTTTGTGCCATAAAGTTCACGAAAGTGCAAATGAAGACGACATGAAAGTCGTGTAAAGCTGGATATCCCAAAGAACAGCAGTCACCTGACAAAAGGGCACAAAGCCAACAAGAGGTCTATCCCACAAGTAAAAGACTGCAGATTAATGAGCTGCACGTCACTGGCTCTGCACCAAACAAATAATTCAAGGTATACCCTTATGCATACTTAAGCAGCAAATCATAAATGTGCTAAGCGGCAAGTGTCCATACACATGTTCTATTCAGGCAGCAGTATGCACCATTGCAGTTTTTATCAAGCAACACCAGATATGCACTAATGACAAGACAGGAACATGGGTTGTGTCGTTAAGAAAGACTACTACTATTTAACTTGTTAGCACTGTCACAGTGCTTGGCACCAGAAAGAAGCTGAAATTCTCACAAGATAAGGTTCATGAAATACCTTTGAAGCTGCTACATAATGATCATAAATGCCATTTCCAGGCCAACAAACATATCAACTGAAAAAGGAAAACCAATCTACGTTCAAATTATCACAACGAAAATAGTCAGCCTAAACTGAACCAACAAATAAACCTTTGGCTCTGGCATTCTCAAACGATTTTTTTTAAGTCGCATTTTCGCGAAACTCACCGAGAGTGAAACTGATATTGCTTAAGGAGTCTCCCTTGATCAAACGGACTCCATTTTTCGCGCTGTCCTGTTTTGAAGTCAAGAACCATGATGATTGCGCATGACAAATCAAAGACCCAATGCAGTGTACATGTACTGGTGTCATTTATTCCCTAACTACTAGCTAGACCATGCTGACAATTTTGCATTTCCACTGAATTCTACTGGAGACAATAACCTCACTGCAGCATCTTCCCTCTGACATCAATGATAAATATAGTTCCCTACTGTCTACCCGTCCACATTTGAAGATGTCAGGGCTTAGTGGTTAGTATGTAATGCAAGTGAAGCTAGGAAGGGGTTCAgtatttcagctttttttttttcaggcagtgAAACTACATCTCTGGACTATTTTTTTTCCCTCAGAAAAGGTCCTGATAAAGATATAAAATAAGGACCAAGGACCCTTTCCCCAAGCATGGCGCCCAAAtggctgagcaccaggccaggggaagacTTGCACCCACTGGAAAAGCCGGCAAGTTactggcagcactggggatcgaacccagccccTGCCACATATACAAGGTGGATgaccaagccactaggccaccgctgcagtcaaAAGCTGCGCTTTCTCACACTGACTTTGAGAGCAGAGAACACACTGGTAACAACTTATTGGCATTATCTGCTGAAACAGAAAGCTCGGAAGGCCACCATGTTCCCCGCAGTGCCCACAGTAAAGCACAAGCTTTACTGTGTGATGATCGAATGAATACGTTTACGActgagttttcaaacttgctgTACCACTGAACTCTGGATCAAATGGAAGAAATAACGTACAGGCCTCACCTTATGGAATGGAAAGAAACTCCTTCAAAGCTTTTCATGCGTATTATCACTCACTGCCTTTACCTTCACTAGTGCTCATGTTAAAGCAGAGACACCAAGTTTTAACTGCGTGTTTTCTTCATTGTATAGTGCGGTATACAGGGTTTAACATCCCCAAAGCGAcatgagctatgagggatgccatagtgaaggcctTCAGATTATTTTCGGGCACCGGGGggtttttaatgtgcactgacatcacacagcacgcggACGCCTGCGCTTGGCCACTGCGCAAGAAATCTAGACAGAAATGGGAATTCACCAAGCCAACATGCCCAGATGCATGGTCAGCCCGCTACACACATACTCCACAAAAGGCCTGGACAAAGCCCTCCCCACACTAATTTCTAGCTGTGCCAGTCAGTCATTCATACCAATATACATCGGCTATGCAGACTGAGGCCTTCACAGACAGCTTCCAGAGCTAACACACAACTTTTACACCATTCGTAACTGTTCAAGCTTTTAAGGTAACGAAGCTCAGCATTCACGAGCTGCATAAATCATTTTGCGCCTGCATACTGGGTACTAAGTCAATATGAAGAAAACTAGAATAAAACAACAAACtaatactttttttatttttgcgtaCCTTGAGGCCAGTTGTCGAAGACATGTTGGGCAATCTCTGCAGCCGAGTCATTCGGGCTGAAAGCGAATTCCTTGGTCTTGCCACTGACCAAGATCAGCCGTAGGTTCACCTGCGAGACAATGCTCAGGGCTCAAGTCACACAGCCAAAATGCTCCCAGTGCGAGTGCAGTCTCCAGCATCTATCTTGTAATGTCAAATGCATTCCAAGTATGCAATGCTAATGCTTCTGAAACTCTCTTACCCACCAAATCCACTATTTCAGTACAGGAACACAAGTGCATCGGAGATGAATTCACAACAAAAATTAACGTGCAACAGAAGTGCGCCAAGGGCATTTATGCTGAGCATCTGCTCTGTTTCGAAACTGCAACGTGCCCCTGCATATGCAATGACCTCGAGCCTCACCGCTCTTGAAGGTCATCATTAGCAGTCCATCCCCGAGAGTTCTTGAGCCTTTCTATGACCCCACCCCGTCAAATGTTTTCAGCTTGAGCTGAAAGTCAACTAATTTCAGAAACATGCTATGCTGGGGC is a window of Amblyomma americanum isolate KBUSLIRL-KWMA chromosome 4, ASM5285725v1, whole genome shotgun sequence DNA encoding:
- the LOC144128591 gene encoding ubiquitin-like protein 3, with product MSSRIPADKVNLRLILVSGKTKEFAFSPNDSAAEIAQHVFDNWPQEWSEEAVSKAEILRLIYQGRFLHGNVTLGALQLPLGKTTVMHLVPRENLPEPNSQDQRQKSKERSSGCCSASCSIL